A window of the Cucurbita pepo subsp. pepo cultivar mu-cu-16 chromosome LG01, ASM280686v2, whole genome shotgun sequence genome harbors these coding sequences:
- the LOC111789779 gene encoding cyclin-U4-1-like, with protein MADLDHHNQMAVPIPKVITFLSSLLQRVSESNDQSHQLHSAAKVSAFHGLTKPTISIQTYLERIFKYANCSPSCFVVAYVYLDRLAQRHPSLPIDSFNVHRLLITSVLVSAKFLDDLCYNNAYYAKVGGISRVEMNLLEIDFLFGLGFQLNVTPNTFHTYCSYLRPEVLSTQSNLPIPIKFYSFPEDEASHHKQLIA; from the exons ATGGCAGACTTAGATCACCATAATCAAATGGCCGTTCCAATTCCCAAAGTCATCACTTTCCTGTCCTCCCTTTTGCAGAGGGTGTCGGAGTCCAATGATCAAAGCCATCAGCTTCATAGCGCGGCTAAAGTTTCAGCCTTTCATGGCTTGACAAAGCCCACCATTTCGATCCAAACCTACTTGGAGAGGATATTTAAGTACGCTAATTGCAGCCCCAGCTGCTTCGTCGTGGCTTATGTTTATCTTGATCGGCTCGCTCAGCGCCACCCTTCTTTGCCCATTGATTCCTTCAATGTTCATCGGCTTCTCATTACCAGTGTTCTTGTTTCCGCCAAGTTCTTGGATGACTT gtgTTACAATAATGCTTACTATGCGAAAGTGGGTGGAATAAGCAGGGTGGAGATGAACCTTCTTGAAATCGATTTCTTATTTGGTTTAGGGTTCCAACTTAACGTGACACCGAACACTTTTCACACTTACTGTTCTTATCTCCGACCGGAAGTGTTATCGACGCAATCCAATCTTCCGATccccataaaattttattccttTCCCGAAGATGAAGCGTCTCATCATAAACAATTGATAGCTTAA
- the LOC111807856 gene encoding putative glycine-rich cell wall structural protein 1, producing MKKPSTFHLIFLLLFITASSAVSRRDHSRKLLNFPGMSWGPNGNGGGNPTGGYGSSHGPNWNYNWGWGSSPGSGWGYGSGSGRSSNGFGKGYGYGFGSGSGSGSGWGYGSGGGGAHSSGYGFGSGYGNSGGGGNGGGYSRSSDSEYRSATNS from the coding sequence atgaaaaaaccATCAACATTTCATCTCATCTTTCTCCTCTTATTCATCACAGCTTCCTCCGCCGTCAGCCGCCGCGATCATAGCCGGAAACTGCTAAACTTTCCCGGCATGTCTTGGGGACCCAACGGAAATGGAGGTGGGAACCCCACTGGCGGCTATGGCTCTTCCCATGGCCCTAATTGGAACTATAATTGGGGTTGGGGGTCCAGCCCAGGGAGTGGCTGGGGTTACGGCTCGGGTTCGGGCCGATCCTCAAACGGATTCGGAAAAGGTTATGGATATGGATTTGGATCGGGATCGGGATCGGGCTCGGGATGGGGATATGGAAGCGGGGGTGGTGGTGCCCACAGTAGTGGATATGGGTTCGGAAGTGGCTATGGCAACTCTGGAGGCGGCGGGAATGGCGGCGGATACAGCCGTTCGAGCGACAGCGAATATCGTTCCGCCACTAATTCATAG